A genomic stretch from Orcinus orca chromosome 14, mOrcOrc1.1, whole genome shotgun sequence includes:
- the OPN4 gene encoding melanopsin isoform X2 — translation MNSPSGTRAPLDPAQESNGIATPASRSRWDSSWSSTSSLDHPPPVSPTATRAQAAAWVPFPTVDVPDSTHYALGTMILLVGLTGMLGNLTVIYTFCSCNLLHGVNVMIKSRGLRTPANMFIINLAVSDFLMSFTQAPVFFASSVYKQWLFGETGCEFYAFCGAVFGITSMITLTAIALDRYLVITRPLATVGMVSKRRAALVLLGVWLYALAWSLPPFFGWSAYVPEGLLTSCSWDYVSFTPSVRAYTMLLFCFVFFLPLLVIIYCYIFIFKAIRETGQALQTFGAREGGGECPWQRQRLQNEWKMAKIELLVILLFVLSWAPYSTVALMGFAGYAHVLTPYMNSVPAVIAKASAIYNPIIYAITHPKYRMAIAQHLPCLGVLLGVSGQRTGLYTSYRFTHRSTLSSQASDLSWITGRRRQVSLGSESEVGWTDTEVTAAWGTAQQMSGWSPCSQGLEDVEAKAPPKSQGQKAEASGKTKGLLPSLDPRM, via the exons ATGAACTCTCCTTCGGGGACCAGAGCCCCACTGGACCCGGCCCAGGAATCCAACGGCATAGCCACCCCAGCTTCCCGCAGCAGGTGGGACAGCTCCTGGAGCAGCACCTCCAGCCTGGACCACCCTCCGCCCGTCAGCCCCACG GCAACCAGGGCTCAGGCTGCTGCCTGGGTCCCCTTTCCCACGGTCGATGTTCCGGACTCCACCCACTACGCCCTGGGCACGATGATCCTGCTGGTGGGGCTCACAGGGATGCTGGGAAATCTGACGGTCATCTATACCTTCTGCAG TTGCAATTTGCTTCATGGAGTCAATGTGATGATTAA GAGCAGAGGGCTCAGGACTCCTGCCAACATGTTCATCATCAACCTCGCAGTCAGCGACTTCCTCATGTCCTTCACCCAGGCCCCCGTCTTCTTCGCCAGCAGCGTCTATAAGCAGTGGCTCTTTGGAGAGACAG GCTGTGAATTCTATGCCTTCTGTGGGGCTGTCTTTGGCATCACCTCCATGATTACCCTGACGGCCATCGCCCTGGACCGCTACCTGGTGATCACACGCCCACTGGCCACCGTCGGGATGGTGTCCAAGAGGCGGGCGGCGCTTGTCCTGCTGGGCGTCTGGCTCTATGCCCTGGCTTGGAGTCTGCCGCCCTTCTTTGGCTGGA GTGCCTATGTGCCCGAGGGGCTGCTGACCTCTTGCTCCTGGGACTACGTGAGCTTCACGCCATCGGTCCGCGCCTACACCATGCTGCTCTTCTGCTTTGTGTTCTTCCTCCCCCTGCTCGTCATCATCTACTGCTACATCTTCATCTTCAAGGCCATCCGGGAGACGGGCCA AGCTCTCCAGACTTTCGGGGCCAGAGAGGGTGGTGGTGAGTGCCCCTGGCAACGGCAGCGTCTGCAGAACGAGTGGAAAATGGCCAAGATCGAGCTGTTGGTCATCCTTCTCTTCGTGCTCTCCTGGGCCCCCTACTCCACTGTAGCCCTGATGGGCTTTGCTGG GTACGCACATGTCCTGACGCCCTACATGAACTCGGTGCCAGCTGTCATCGCCAAGGCCTCTGCCATCTACAACCCCATCATTTATGCCATCACCCACCCCAAGTACAG AATGGCCatcgcccagcacctgccctgcctCGGGGTGCTGCTGGGCGTGTCAGGCCAGCGCACTGGCCTGTACACCAGCTACCGCTTCACCCACCGCTCCACACTGAGCAGCCAGGCCTCAGACCTCAGCTGGATCACTGGACGGAGGCGCCAGGTGTCCCTGGGCTCTGAGAGTGAGGTG GGCTGGACAGACACGGAGGTAACAGCTGCTTGGGGGACTGCCCAGCAAATGAGCGGATGGTCCCCCTGCAGTCAGGGCCTGGAGGATGTGGAAGCCAAGGCCCCTCCCAAGTCCCAGGGACAGAAAGCAGAGGCTTCCGGAAAG ACCAAAGGGCTGCTCCCCAGCCTGGACCCCAGGATGTAG
- the OPN4 gene encoding melanopsin isoform X1 yields the protein MNSPSGTRAPLDPAQESNGIATPASRSRWDSSWSSTSSLDHPPPVSPTATRAQAAAWVPFPTVDVPDSTHYALGTMILLVGLTGMLGNLTVIYTFCRSRGLRTPANMFIINLAVSDFLMSFTQAPVFFASSVYKQWLFGETGCEFYAFCGAVFGITSMITLTAIALDRYLVITRPLATVGMVSKRRAALVLLGVWLYALAWSLPPFFGWSAYVPEGLLTSCSWDYVSFTPSVRAYTMLLFCFVFFLPLLVIIYCYIFIFKAIRETGQALQTFGAREGGGECPWQRQRLQNEWKMAKIELLVILLFVLSWAPYSTVALMGFAGYAHVLTPYMNSVPAVIAKASAIYNPIIYAITHPKYRMAIAQHLPCLGVLLGVSGQRTGLYTSYRFTHRSTLSSQASDLSWITGRRRQVSLGSESEVGWTDTEVTAAWGTAQQMSGWSPCSQGLEDVEAKAPPKSQGQKAEASGKTKGLLPSLDPRM from the exons ATGAACTCTCCTTCGGGGACCAGAGCCCCACTGGACCCGGCCCAGGAATCCAACGGCATAGCCACCCCAGCTTCCCGCAGCAGGTGGGACAGCTCCTGGAGCAGCACCTCCAGCCTGGACCACCCTCCGCCCGTCAGCCCCACG GCAACCAGGGCTCAGGCTGCTGCCTGGGTCCCCTTTCCCACGGTCGATGTTCCGGACTCCACCCACTACGCCCTGGGCACGATGATCCTGCTGGTGGGGCTCACAGGGATGCTGGGAAATCTGACGGTCATCTATACCTTCTGCAG GAGCAGAGGGCTCAGGACTCCTGCCAACATGTTCATCATCAACCTCGCAGTCAGCGACTTCCTCATGTCCTTCACCCAGGCCCCCGTCTTCTTCGCCAGCAGCGTCTATAAGCAGTGGCTCTTTGGAGAGACAG GCTGTGAATTCTATGCCTTCTGTGGGGCTGTCTTTGGCATCACCTCCATGATTACCCTGACGGCCATCGCCCTGGACCGCTACCTGGTGATCACACGCCCACTGGCCACCGTCGGGATGGTGTCCAAGAGGCGGGCGGCGCTTGTCCTGCTGGGCGTCTGGCTCTATGCCCTGGCTTGGAGTCTGCCGCCCTTCTTTGGCTGGA GTGCCTATGTGCCCGAGGGGCTGCTGACCTCTTGCTCCTGGGACTACGTGAGCTTCACGCCATCGGTCCGCGCCTACACCATGCTGCTCTTCTGCTTTGTGTTCTTCCTCCCCCTGCTCGTCATCATCTACTGCTACATCTTCATCTTCAAGGCCATCCGGGAGACGGGCCA AGCTCTCCAGACTTTCGGGGCCAGAGAGGGTGGTGGTGAGTGCCCCTGGCAACGGCAGCGTCTGCAGAACGAGTGGAAAATGGCCAAGATCGAGCTGTTGGTCATCCTTCTCTTCGTGCTCTCCTGGGCCCCCTACTCCACTGTAGCCCTGATGGGCTTTGCTGG GTACGCACATGTCCTGACGCCCTACATGAACTCGGTGCCAGCTGTCATCGCCAAGGCCTCTGCCATCTACAACCCCATCATTTATGCCATCACCCACCCCAAGTACAG AATGGCCatcgcccagcacctgccctgcctCGGGGTGCTGCTGGGCGTGTCAGGCCAGCGCACTGGCCTGTACACCAGCTACCGCTTCACCCACCGCTCCACACTGAGCAGCCAGGCCTCAGACCTCAGCTGGATCACTGGACGGAGGCGCCAGGTGTCCCTGGGCTCTGAGAGTGAGGTG GGCTGGACAGACACGGAGGTAACAGCTGCTTGGGGGACTGCCCAGCAAATGAGCGGATGGTCCCCCTGCAGTCAGGGCCTGGAGGATGTGGAAGCCAAGGCCCCTCCCAAGTCCCAGGGACAGAAAGCAGAGGCTTCCGGAAAG ACCAAAGGGCTGCTCCCCAGCCTGGACCCCAGGATGTAG